CGATTTTTTCATCCGCCAGAGAAAGCTGTCGATTTTCGCGATCCATGGCAATGCTTACATTGTTTTCACTCATTTCTTAATCCTCATAGAGCAGCGGCACCGACGGACGCTGCCAATACAAATCCGTATCAAATTTTTAAATCGTGGAATCCGATCAGCTGTCCAGCGCCTTGTATTTTTCACGCAAACGGTTACGAATCGAAATCGCGCCCAGGTTCAAACCAACGATGATGATGATCAACAGCAAAGATGTCGCATAGACCAGCGGCTGCGATGCTTCCACATTCGGGCTCTGGAAGCCGACGTCATAAATATGAAAACCAAGGTGCATGAATTTTCGATCCAGGTGAACAAACGGCGCAATGGAATCAACGGGAAGCTCCGGAGCCAACTTGACTACCCCAACCAGCATCAAGGGCGCAACTTCACCTGCCGCGCGGGCAATTGCCAGAATCAAACCGGTCATAATCGCCGGTGTCGCCATCGGCAGAACGATTCTGGAAATGGTTTCGATTTTGGTCGCTCCAAGAGCCAGCCCGCCTTCGCGCAATGAACGCGGAATTCGCGCCAGACCTTCTTCGGTCGATACGATAACCACCGGCAAGGTCAAAAGAGCCATCGTCAGAGCAGCCCACAACAGCCCAGGAGTCCCGAAAGTCGGGCTAGGCAAGGCATAACCGTAGAAGAGTTCGTCAATCGAGCCCCCGATGATATAGACAAAGAAACCGAGACCGAAGATACCGAAGACAATCGAAGGCACCCCCGCAAGGTTGTTGATCGAAATGCGCACCGTGCGCAGCAGAGGACCATCTTTTGCATATTCACGCATGTAGATCGCCGCGATGACCCCCATAGGCGTAACCAGAACCGTCATTAACAGCACCATGGTGATGGTACCGATCATTGCCGGGAAAATACCGCCTTCGGTATTGGCCTCACGCGGATCTTCGCTTAAAAAACGTCCGATTCCGTGGAAGAAAAAGCCGGCCTTTTCACCGAACGACATATTGTTCGGCTGCCAGAATTCAACGATTTTACGCACCGGAACCTGCATGCTCTGGCCACCGCTGACTTTAACCGTCAACTCACCCAGAGAATCCAACTGCTTATAAAGTACCTGAGCTGCGGCCTGATGCTGTTCGAATTTTTTCTGCAACTCGGCACGCTCCTGATCCAGCTCGGATTTGGCTTCGGCATCAAATGCGTTATTGGCGCGCAGACGTTTCTCATCGAGCCTCAGCTGCTCCAACTGATAGTTCACCGAGCCGATTTCAATTTTTTCGATATGCTTGATTTCGGAGTGAAGCTCGCTTCCTTTTTCCACTTGCTCCGCAAGAACCGGATCGATTTCTTCGGAACCGCTATATCGCTTGCCGTCAACGGCAAAAGCTTCCAGCCAGCCGTACACGTTACCGTACTCGTAGCGCTCGATCACCACGATGTCATTCGCCAGTTTTTGGTCTGCCGAAACCAAATCCGTTTCATTAATCCAGCGGAAATCGATGCCATACAAGTCACGATTCCCCATTTTAATCAGGTATTGCGGCACCAGTTCAGGTTGCTGAGATTGCGCATTCTGCACCTCTTTCATCTTGGTATCACGCAGCTCACCAACCAGCATCTCAGTCTTATCACCCTGCTTCAACTGGTATTCGTACACTTCATGCGGCCAGAAATGAATCAAGCCTTTATAAGAGATCATCGCAATCAGACCAAAGACCAGTACCACACTGACGGCAACTGCGGCCGAACTCATCCAGATCCAGTGTTCACCCTTTTTAAACCATGCTTTCATATTCTTCTCCGACGCCTATAGTGAACCGTACTTGCGGCGCATGCGCTGACGCACAATCTCCGCCAGGGTGTTAAACACAAAGGTGAAAATAAACAGTACCAGTCCGGCCAGGAACAGTACCCGATAATGCGAACTCGCCACTTCGGCTTCGGCCATCTCAACCGCCAGATTCGCCGACAAGGTTCGCATTCCCTCAAACAGGTTGGCACTCATCAGAGGCGTATTTCCGGAAGCCATCAAAACAATCATGGTTTCACCGACACCGCGGCCAAAACCAAGCATGATCGCCGAGAAAATCCCTGGGCTGGCCGTCGGAAGCACAACCCCGACCAATGTCTGCCAGCCGCTGGCGCCCAACGCCAGAGAACCATTGACCAGATAACTTGGCACGTTGTAAATCGCATCTTCGGCAACCGAGAAAATGGTTGGAATCAGAGCAAACCCCATCGCAAACCCGATGACCATCGCATTACGCTGATCGAAATCAATACCGGCAGAATAGGTCAGCCAATGTCGCATATCCCCTTCAAAAAAGGCATTTTCCAAAGGTGTACTCAACTGCAGAGCCAGCCAGCCCAAAAAGGTGACCACAGGAATCATCAACACCGCCCGACGCCCAACGGAAACCTTCTGGCGAATGATTTTCGGCATTTTGGTCCAGCCGTAGCCGAAAAGAATGATTCCCAGCGGAACAACAACGAAAATGGCGAAGAAACCGGGCAGATGCGCTTCCATGTACGGCGCCAGCCATAAACCAGCCAGGAAACCGAGGATAACCGTCGGCAAAGCTTCAATCAGCTCAACCGAAGGCTTCACCCACTGACGCGTTTGCTTATCCATGAAGAACGCCGTGTATATGGCAGCCAGAATTGCGATCGGTACCGCAAACAGCATGGAATACAACGCCGCTTTGATTGTTCCGAAGGTCAAAGGAGTCAAAGAGAATTTCGGTTCAAAGTCAGCACTGGCAGAAGAAGACTGCCAAGTAAAACTCGGTTCCTCATATCCTTCATACCAGACCTTGCCCCATAAACTGGAAAAAGACACATCCGGGTGTTCATTGTCGACTTCATAATGCACCAGGCGGCCATCAGCTGTTTCAACCAACGCGCCATTTGCGCGCGGTGCCAAGACAACCATGGACAGAGCCTTATCCGTTACCTGCTGGGTATCCAGATGACGCTCGGCTGTTGAATGAAACAATTGAAACTGGCCAGCAGCATCTGCGACTGCAAAACCTTTGCGGTTTTTTTCGATTGCTATCGATTCGATCGCGCTCTTGCCGGTGTCAAAAGAGCGGATAAAAGTCAGCTCAAAAACGTTATCGGCATTTCGCACCGGAAACCATTGGTAAATCTGCCCGTTATCCGTTCCCACCAACAAGGAGTAATCCCCAAGCAGAAAACGAATCGTCGAGGGTTTTTCCGCGCCTTTCATCAAAGAAACCGTTTGCTGCAAAACGGGGCTTTCCACATCACTCAAATTGTAGTAAGCAGCCTTACCGTCAGCATTGATCGCATACAGATTACGACCGCTGCCATCCAAAAGCAGCCACTTTATCTTAAGTTCACTACCGATCGAACCACTGGAGTCTTCTTCAAGGGTAATGCTGTCACTCAGCATAGATTCGGTTTTCGAAAACAGCTTCACCTGAAGCTCGCTCGAGGCATTTGTCTGATACACAATCTTCATTTCCGATTCGCTGTCGCGAATACTCAGATGTGCAATCGCCCCCTCGGCGATGTCCATCGGCTCTTCACCGTATGGAAACGTGATATTTGGCGTAATCGTGCGCTGATCGTTCGGATAAGTCACCTTGTAACCGTATTTCGCAATCAGAACGCGACCATCATCCAGACCGAAAGCGATTTCATTGCGAATGTCGTTTACAATCGAAAAGGCAGTAATCTTATGAGCATCAATCGGCAAAGCGTCTTCGAAAGCAACCTGACCGGTCGCCATATCAAAACCGATCATCTTGCCGCTCTGCGTAAAGCGCACGCCCGAAGACTGATACTCGTCCAAACCGTAGTAAAGCGTTTTGTCGGCGGCTTGTCCCGGCACTGCGAAATCACCTTGTTTATGAACCGATGCCGGAACAAACAATGGCAAAACCACGTACACCAGAAAGAACATGATCAACAGCACCGAAAAAATCACGCCAATTCCGCCGAAGGTTACCCCAAAACGAGACAGGCGGTCTTTCAGGTTTCGGCGCGCAATGCGGCGTTCAAACCCCGGCCCTTTTAAAGCTTTATCTAAAGCACTTTCTACAGATGAACTCATAAAACAGGGTCCTTCAAAAACAATAGAGAATTTTATTGCGCTAAATATAGCAATCGCATATGACAGCAAAATTTCAAATTCGAGCAAATTCCACAAAAATGTCACAAAAATGTCATACAATCTACTGCCGACTTTTGCGCAACAAATTGACAATTCACCACAATTTAACAGGCGTTGCACCAAAACGAGACAGCAGCCAATCCAACGAAATTGCAAGCAAAACGACAAATAGACAAAACCCTTTGCAAAATCATATCTTTAGTCTATTTGAAAAATTTATTGGAAAGCTGGCACGATTCCCGCTATCATCAAAACTGTTTATTTTTCAATCCACAGCTGTAAAAGGACATAGACAATGCCACAAGCTATTTTTGATTTAATGCAAGAAAACGAAGTCAAATGGGTTGACCTACGCTTTACCGACAGTATCGGTAAAGAGCAGCACGTCACCATTCCTGCTTCTAAAGTTGACGAAGATTTTTTCACTGACGGTGAAACGTTCGATGGCTCTTCAATCGCAGGCTGGAAAGGCATTAACAACTCCGACATGATCCTTATGCCGCAAACAGACGGCTACTACCTGGACCCATTCACCAATGATCCAACCATCATCATCCGTTGCATGATCGTTGAGCCTTCCACTATGGAGTCCTATGAAAAAGATCCTCGTGGAATTGCCAAAAAAGCGGAAGCTTATCTTGCATCAACCGGTGTAGCCGATTCGGCATTTTTCGGTCCTGAACCAGAATTCTTTATCTTCGACGACGTTCGCTGGGGCGCTGACATGTCCGGTTCTTTCGTTAAAATCGACGGTAACGAAGCCGCATGGAATACTGAAAAAGTTTACAACGACGGTAACATGGGGCACCGCCCAAGAGTCAAAGGTGGTTACTTCCCGGTTCCTCCAGTCGATCAGCTTCACGAAGTTCGTGCCGATATCTGCGCCATGTCTGAAGCAATGGGTCTTAAATTGGAAGCTCACCACCACGAAGTGGCTGCTGGCGGTCAATGTGAGCTGGCCGTTGCCGGTAACACTCTGACAGCGAAAGCCGATGAAGTCCAAATCCTTAAATATGCGGTACACAATACCTGTAACGCTCTAGGCAAGACGGCAACCTTCATGCCTAAGCCAATCGTTGGCGACAACGGTTCCGGTATGCACATCAACATGTCGCTATCGAAAGACGGTAAAAACATCTTTGCCGGTGACGTCTACTCCGGACTTTCTCAAGAAGCGATCTGGTACATCGGCGGCTTGATGAAGCATGCGCGCGCGCTTAACGCCTTCACTAACCCTGGAACCAACTCTTATAAGCGTCTGGTACCTGGTTTCGAAGCGCCGATCCTTCTGGCTTACTCCGGTTCAAACCGCTCTGCATCCATCCGTATCCCTTACGCGCCTTCCGAGCGTTCACGCCGCGTCGAGCTACGTTTCCCTGATCCGACTGCCAACCCATATCTAGCGTTCGCAGCCTGTCTGATGGCTGGCCTTGACGGAATTGTCAACAAAATCGAGCCAGGCGATCCTTCAGAAAAAGATCTATACGATCTTCCTCCGGAAGAAGAAGCAACTTACAACACGGTTTGCAGCTCTCTGGACGAAGCACTGGGTGAACTTGACAAAGACCGTGAGTTCTTGAAAGTCGGCGGTGTATTCACTGATGAAGCGATCGACTCTTACATCGACCTTAAGATGGAAGAAGTCACTCGTTTCCGTGCGACAACTCACCCAATCGAGTTCGATATGTACTACTCGCTATAAAAAAGCGATCAGTACACACAAAAAAACCGGGCAATGCCCGGTTTTTTTGTGTCACTCACCACCAAAAATACAAGCAGTCTAAACAATCACTCAGTTACATCCCTACTGCCGCGAACAAACACGGCAGAACAGATGCGGCACAGCCCTAAGACAGCATAATCTGCCCCCAGACATCGATCACAGCTTGCCTCTCATCCGGATAGCAACTGTCACCCACCAGCGCTTTCTCATTCTGCAAAGACAGGCGGTGGTACTTGGAACGATACACCTTATAAGCCTCCGTCAGAGCCTCAGCCTGACTGGCATCAAGTAAACCACACCCCGCCACCGTCTCCAAAATGCGAATGTTATCACTGTAACGACATAATTCGGGGTACGAGTGCGCATGAGCAAGTACCAGATACTGCATCATAAATTCAATATCGACAATTCCGCCTCTTCCCTGTTTTAAATCAAACAGCTCCGAATCCGATTTATCCAAAGCTTCCTGCATTTTATTGCGCATTTCGACAACTTCGGTTCTCAAGCTGTCCAAATCACGCGCTTTTCGCAGAAAAGCATCCTTAAAATCATTAAAACGGTCGATAGAAGCTTCACTGCCGACCACCGCTCGCACCCGAACCAGCGCCTGATGCTCCCAAGTCCAAGCCTTGTTTTCGATGTATTTCTCAAACTCATCAAAACTGACCACCATCATTCCGGAAGCCCCATTCGGCCTCAGACGAGTATCCAGTTCGTACAACACTCCGGCTGGCATCAGGGTGGTGATTAAAGAAATCAACTTTTGCCCCATGCGAATAAAGTACACAGGATTATCCAGCTGCCGACCGTTCGGAGCCATTGCTTTTTCCGATGCCGAAATGCCTTCGTACAGCATGACAATATCAAGATCAGAACCATAACCCAACTCAATACCACCAAGCTTGCCATACCCAAGAACCATAAACGGATTGCGATCCGCGCAGCTCATACCGCCTGGAAGTCCGCTTTTTTTCTGCATAAATCGCCACGCATATTCGGCACATACCTCCAGAACCGCTTCAGCAGTCCAGGTCAGATAATCACTGACTTTCATAATCGGCAAATGCCCGGTAACATCGGCCGCGGCAACCCGGAAAACCTGAGCGTGACGCCATTGACGAATCTCCTGCATAAAATTTTCTTCATCGTCCGAATATTCGTTCAAAATACTGCAGGCCTCTCTTTTCAGCTCCTCAGCCATCAGCGGCTCGTACAGCGTTCTTTCGTCCAATAACTGATCCATTAGAGCCGGATACTTGACCAGCATGTCCGTCAACCAAGAACTGACTTCACACAACTGAATCAGATTTTTGATCGCTTGAGGGTTTTCCTTCAACAAGACCAGGTAGACACTGCGCTTGGCAATCGCTTCTAAAACCGAAATCACCCGCGCCAATGTGATTTCATTTGCATGCTGAATAATCAGCTGATTCAAAATCAACGGCACAACAACGTTAAAACGCTCCAGCGCATCCTTACTCAAGTTTTTCAGCAAACGCGACTGTTTGAACTCTTCCAGTTTATTCAGGAAGCGTTCACGATGCTCATCCTCCCAGCCGGTCAGCAATTCCTGCGAATCCGATTCGCCACCACTTAACCAGAGGCGACTCACCTCATCCCTTTGCTCAACCTCTTCTTCCGCAAAGACTGCAGCAAACTGTTCGCTGACAACCGCTTTATGTCGCTCCAAAGTCTGAATAAAGCCAGGATAATCTGCAAACCCCATGGCTTCTGCCAAAGCCTGCTGACGATTCGCATCTTCCGGCAATTCATGGGTTTGCTGATCACTCCACTCCTGAAGGCGGTTCTCGGCACGACGCAAAAACACATAAGCTTCGTGCAACCGCTCGGCAACCTCAGGGAGCAAATAGTCTTTCTCCGCCAGGAGGCGCAGCATCGGCATCAACGAGCGACCTTGCAAACCTCGGTCACGCCCGCCGTGAACCAACTGGAACGCCTGCACAATAAACTCAACTTCGCGAATTCCGCCGGCACCAAGCTTGATATTATGCTGCATCCCCTTTCTCTGCACCTGATCGCTGATCATCTGCTTCAGCTCACGCAAAGAATCCATCGCACTGAAATCGACATAACGGCGATAAACAAAAGGACGCAGAATCGAGAACAGCTCTTCACCCAGGGCGGCATCCCCAGCCATAATTCTGGCTTTCACCAGCGCATAACGTTCCCAGGCACGACCATGAATCTCATAATAATGCTCCAGAGCGGAGAAACTGACCGCCAAAGGCCCCGAATCACCAAAAGGTCTCAAGCGCATATCCACCCGATAAACAAAGCCGTCAACCGTTACTTCAACCAGCGATTTATTCAAGGCCTGGCCAAGGCGGATAAAAAACTGTTCATTAGAGATGGATCGCGCAGCTCCCTGGGTGTCACCACCTTCAGGATAAGCAAAAATCAAATCAATGTCCGAGGAGAAGTTCAACTCCTGCCCCCCCAGTTTCCCCATCCCGATCACCAGCATTTTCTGTGGCTGACCGGACTCCCGCCCAATCGGCGTACCATAGCGTTGGCAAAAACGTTCATAATGCCAATCAAGAGCGGCATTCACCAAAGCATCAGCCAAGTCGGACAAATTTTTCAAGGTTTCCTGCAACTCCGCCAGCCCCATCAAATCGCGCAAACCGATTCGTGTCATCTGATGATTACGCTGCAACCGCAGCCGCTTCATTAATTCAGCATCATTCTCAGAAGAAATCACATCCGCATACACCTCTTGATACAACACCCCTTCGGCATATTCGATCTCCCAACAGGACGCCTCCAGAAGCTGCGGATAACGGGCAAGCTGTCGCTCGACATAAGGACTCCACTGCAACACCTTCTGCACTAATTCCGACATTTTCTCTCCTTTGTTTTTTTCTCAAACCGGCTGATCACCGCTGCTTGAATACTCTTCAACTACAGGCTGTTCCGCCTCTATTCGATATAAATACAAATGGGTCTGACGTCGATCATTCAACACCCAGATATCATCAGGTTCGATTCCCGGCACTGGAAAACTGTTAGAAACAAACCAGCCAGAAACCATTTCCCGCCGCACTTTTCCCCACAGACGCGCCATCGGTTTCGGTGATAAAAAAGCATACACCAGATCGTACTCAGCTAAATTGACCTGCCACAAGTCGGTGCCGGCAATCTCCGCCAAGGTTCCGCGGCTCCGCCATGCAGCAATCCAAAAAACCAAAGGCGCGGTCTCAACCCCCTGCGCTTTCTCAATCAAGCCCGTCCGGCTCATAAAACGAACGTTTTCCCCAAAACCGCAGCCCAGATCGATAAATCTCCGCAAATCCTGCTGGCGTGCAAGCAAGGCCAAGGCCCGTCGCGTAGTCGCATTGCTTAAATACAAAGGCACCTGCTCTCTGACTGCATTCCGGAAGAGCAAAAGAATCAGCCCGGCAACGACCAAGCCCCACCACGGGTTGAAATCGCTGGATAACAAAGCATACAAACCGATCGGGAAAGCAAACTGAATCCATAACCACCAGGGAGCCATTTTAGCAAGTCGACTGAACGCCAGAGCAATAAACGACTGAAGTCCGAGCAGAAGCCAGTCGTGATAAGGAGGTTCAAACCAGAACCCGGCGATAAAAACCAGAAGCGCAAGGAGAGTTGCTGCCGACAACTGCATTAACAGAGCTAAAACAATTCCCGACACCTAAACACCTGCACCAGCATAATTTACAATTTGCACCAAAATAATTCTTTTCCAGCGTCACATATAACCGTAATCAACAAATCAATCTGACATTTACCAACAATAAGCTGTTTTTAAAGGCTTTTTTAATAGTTTGGCACGTTAAATGTTTTAACCATCGTCGAACATTATTTCTTTATTTCATATGAGAGGTTAGTATGAAACTGGTTGTTGCAATTATCAAACCTTTTAAACTCGATGACGTTCGAGAAGCCTTGCATGACATTGATGTGCATGGAATGACTGTCACCGAGTCCAAAGGTTTTGGTCGCCAAAAAGGCCACACTGAAATTTACCGTGGCGCGGAATACTCAATTGAATTCCTTCCTAAATTACGTTTGGAAATCGCAGTTGCCGACGAGCAGGTTGAAGGCGTTATCGAAGCCATCAGCTCGGCTGCTAAAACCGGCAAAATCGGCGATGGAAAAATCTTCATTATGCCGCTCGAACAAGCTGTTCGAATTCGTACCGAAGAATCCGGCGACATCGCACTATAATCAGAGGGACTCATTATGGAACAAATATTGCAATTAAGTTATGCTCTGGACACCTTCTACTTCCTGGTTTCCGGCGCACTTGTTATGTGGATGGCAGCAGGTTTTGCCATGCTGGAAGCCGGCCTTGTCCGCGCGAAAAACACCACTGAAATTCTGGCCAAGAACGTTGGTCTTTTCGCTATCGCCTGTATTATGTACATGCTGGTTGGTTACAACATCATGTATCCGGGTGAAGCAGTTTCCAGCTGGTTCCCTGGCATCAGCTTCCTGTTAGGTGGTGACAATGCTGTAGCAGACGTTGTAGCTGGTGGCGATGACGCTCCTTACTACTCCGGCATGTCTGATTTCTTCTTCCAGGTTGTGTTCGTTGCAACAGCCATGTCGGTTGTTTCCGGCGCCGTTGCTGAACGCATGAAGCTAATATCATTCTTCGTTTTCGCAATCGTCTTTACCGGCTTTATCTATCCTATGGAAGGTTACTGGAAATGGGGTGGCGGCTTCCTTGATGGTCTAGGGTTCCTTGACTTCGCTGGTTCCGGTATCGTTCACATGGCTGGTGCTGCAGCTGCTCTTGCCGGTGTTCTGTTACTAGGCGCTCGTAAAGGTAAATACGGTCCTGACGGTGAATCTCGTGCGATCCCTGGTGCTAACCTGCCGCTTGCAACCCTCGGTACCTTCATCCTATGGTTAGGTTGGTTCGGGTTCAACGGTGGTTCTGAATTGAAAGTCTCTAACGTTGAAGAAGCAAATGCCGTAGCAATGGTATTCGTAAACACGCTAATGGCAGCAGCCGGTGGTGTAATCGGTGCGATCATCGCCTCTAAAGTCAAATTCGGTAAAATCGATTTAACGATGATGCTAAACGGTGCCCTGGCGGGTCTGGTCGCAATCACGGCTGAACCTCTGACTCCTAGCGCTCTGGCAGCCACACTAATCGGTCTTGTCGGCGGTATCATCGTAGTCTTCTCGATCATCATCATCGACACCAAATTGAAAATCGACGATCCAGTCGGTGCAATCTCCGTCCACGGTGTTGTCGGTCTATTCGGTCTGATCGCGGTTACCTTCACTAACGGTGACTCAAGCATCGGCTCTCAGCTGATCGGTGCCGCCGTCATCTTCGCCTGGGTATTCATCACCAGCTTGATTGTCTGGGGAATTCTGAAAGCCATCATGGGCATCCGTATCACGGAAGAAGAAGAGTACGAAGGTGCAGACCAGTCCGAATGCGGAATGGAAGCCTACCCAGAATTCACCAAATAATTCTGAACTTTAACTCCTCGGCTCTTAGCCCCGCGCAATGCGGGGTTTTTTTGTCTACAAGACCGCTAAAAAAGCATTGAGAACCGGAGAACAACGAATGAATTGACGGGGGTTATAAATTACGGATGCGATACAACAGCTTGAGCCAACGCATCTTAAGAGAGGGCTTGACCTTAATCGGATGCCGATAGCGCAAAACCACCGGAATCGCTTCTGCATTAAACAGCGGATGTCGAGGCCA
Above is a genomic segment from Thiomicrorhabdus sp. containing:
- the pstA gene encoding phosphate ABC transporter permease PstA encodes the protein MKAWFKKGEHWIWMSSAAVAVSVVLVFGLIAMISYKGLIHFWPHEVYEYQLKQGDKTEMLVGELRDTKMKEVQNAQSQQPELVPQYLIKMGNRDLYGIDFRWINETDLVSADQKLANDIVVIERYEYGNVYGWLEAFAVDGKRYSGSEEIDPVLAEQVEKGSELHSEIKHIEKIEIGSVNYQLEQLRLDEKRLRANNAFDAEAKSELDQERAELQKKFEQHQAAAQVLYKQLDSLGELTVKVSGGQSMQVPVRKIVEFWQPNNMSFGEKAGFFFHGIGRFLSEDPREANTEGGIFPAMIGTITMVLLMTVLVTPMGVIAAIYMREYAKDGPLLRTVRISINNLAGVPSIVFGIFGLGFFVYIIGGSIDELFYGYALPSPTFGTPGLLWAALTMALLTLPVVIVSTEEGLARIPRSLREGGLALGATKIETISRIVLPMATPAIMTGLILAIARAAGEVAPLMLVGVVKLAPELPVDSIAPFVHLDRKFMHLGFHIYDVGFQSPNVEASQPLVYATSLLLIIIIVGLNLGAISIRNRLREKYKALDS
- the glnE gene encoding bifunctional [glutamate--ammonia ligase]-adenylyl-L-tyrosine phosphorylase/[glutamate--ammonia-ligase] adenylyltransferase yields the protein MSELVQKVLQWSPYVERQLARYPQLLEASCWEIEYAEGVLYQEVYADVISSENDAELMKRLRLQRNHQMTRIGLRDLMGLAELQETLKNLSDLADALVNAALDWHYERFCQRYGTPIGRESGQPQKMLVIGMGKLGGQELNFSSDIDLIFAYPEGGDTQGAARSISNEQFFIRLGQALNKSLVEVTVDGFVYRVDMRLRPFGDSGPLAVSFSALEHYYEIHGRAWERYALVKARIMAGDAALGEELFSILRPFVYRRYVDFSAMDSLRELKQMISDQVQRKGMQHNIKLGAGGIREVEFIVQAFQLVHGGRDRGLQGRSLMPMLRLLAEKDYLLPEVAERLHEAYVFLRRAENRLQEWSDQQTHELPEDANRQQALAEAMGFADYPGFIQTLERHKAVVSEQFAAVFAEEEVEQRDEVSRLWLSGGESDSQELLTGWEDEHRERFLNKLEEFKQSRLLKNLSKDALERFNVVVPLILNQLIIQHANEITLARVISVLEAIAKRSVYLVLLKENPQAIKNLIQLCEVSSWLTDMLVKYPALMDQLLDERTLYEPLMAEELKREACSILNEYSDDEENFMQEIRQWRHAQVFRVAAADVTGHLPIMKVSDYLTWTAEAVLEVCAEYAWRFMQKKSGLPGGMSCADRNPFMVLGYGKLGGIELGYGSDLDIVMLYEGISASEKAMAPNGRQLDNPVYFIRMGQKLISLITTLMPAGVLYELDTRLRPNGASGMMVVSFDEFEKYIENKAWTWEHQALVRVRAVVGSEASIDRFNDFKDAFLRKARDLDSLRTEVVEMRNKMQEALDKSDSELFDLKQGRGGIVDIEFMMQYLVLAHAHSYPELCRYSDNIRILETVAGCGLLDASQAEALTEAYKVYRSKYHRLSLQNEKALVGDSCYPDERQAVIDVWGQIMLS
- a CDS encoding ABC transporter permease subunit, with protein sequence MSSSVESALDKALKGPGFERRIARRNLKDRLSRFGVTFGGIGVIFSVLLIMFFLVYVVLPLFVPASVHKQGDFAVPGQAADKTLYYGLDEYQSSGVRFTQSGKMIGFDMATGQVAFEDALPIDAHKITAFSIVNDIRNEIAFGLDDGRVLIAKYGYKVTYPNDQRTITPNITFPYGEEPMDIAEGAIAHLSIRDSESEMKIVYQTNASSELQVKLFSKTESMLSDSITLEEDSSGSIGSELKIKWLLLDGSGRNLYAINADGKAAYYNLSDVESPVLQQTVSLMKGAEKPSTIRFLLGDYSLLVGTDNGQIYQWFPVRNADNVFELTFIRSFDTGKSAIESIAIEKNRKGFAVADAAGQFQLFHSTAERHLDTQQVTDKALSMVVLAPRANGALVETADGRLVHYEVDNEHPDVSFSSLWGKVWYEGYEEPSFTWQSSSASADFEPKFSLTPLTFGTIKAALYSMLFAVPIAILAAIYTAFFMDKQTRQWVKPSVELIEALPTVILGFLAGLWLAPYMEAHLPGFFAIFVVVPLGIILFGYGWTKMPKIIRQKVSVGRRAVLMIPVVTFLGWLALQLSTPLENAFFEGDMRHWLTYSAGIDFDQRNAMVIGFAMGFALIPTIFSVAEDAIYNVPSYLVNGSLALGASGWQTLVGVVLPTASPGIFSAIMLGFGRGVGETMIVLMASGNTPLMSANLFEGMRTLSANLAVEMAEAEVASSHYRVLFLAGLVLFIFTFVFNTLAEIVRQRMRRKYGSL
- the glnA gene encoding type I glutamate--ammonia ligase is translated as MPQAIFDLMQENEVKWVDLRFTDSIGKEQHVTIPASKVDEDFFTDGETFDGSSIAGWKGINNSDMILMPQTDGYYLDPFTNDPTIIIRCMIVEPSTMESYEKDPRGIAKKAEAYLASTGVADSAFFGPEPEFFIFDDVRWGADMSGSFVKIDGNEAAWNTEKVYNDGNMGHRPRVKGGYFPVPPVDQLHEVRADICAMSEAMGLKLEAHHHEVAAGGQCELAVAGNTLTAKADEVQILKYAVHNTCNALGKTATFMPKPIVGDNGSGMHINMSLSKDGKNIFAGDVYSGLSQEAIWYIGGLMKHARALNAFTNPGTNSYKRLVPGFEAPILLAYSGSNRSASIRIPYAPSERSRRVELRFPDPTANPYLAFAACLMAGLDGIVNKIEPGDPSEKDLYDLPPEEEATYNTVCSSLDEALGELDKDREFLKVGGVFTDEAIDSYIDLKMEEVTRFRATTHPIEFDMYYSL
- a CDS encoding P-II family nitrogen regulator, coding for MKLVVAIIKPFKLDDVREALHDIDVHGMTVTESKGFGRQKGHTEIYRGAEYSIEFLPKLRLEIAVADEQVEGVIEAISSAAKTGKIGDGKIFIMPLEQAVRIRTEESGDIAL
- a CDS encoding ammonium transporter, whose translation is MEQILQLSYALDTFYFLVSGALVMWMAAGFAMLEAGLVRAKNTTEILAKNVGLFAIACIMYMLVGYNIMYPGEAVSSWFPGISFLLGGDNAVADVVAGGDDAPYYSGMSDFFFQVVFVATAMSVVSGAVAERMKLISFFVFAIVFTGFIYPMEGYWKWGGGFLDGLGFLDFAGSGIVHMAGAAAALAGVLLLGARKGKYGPDGESRAIPGANLPLATLGTFILWLGWFGFNGGSELKVSNVEEANAVAMVFVNTLMAAAGGVIGAIIASKVKFGKIDLTMMLNGALAGLVAITAEPLTPSALAATLIGLVGGIIVVFSIIIIDTKLKIDDPVGAISVHGVVGLFGLIAVTFTNGDSSIGSQLIGAAVIFAWVFITSLIVWGILKAIMGIRITEEEEYEGADQSECGMEAYPEFTK